In the Pocillopora verrucosa isolate sample1 chromosome 4, ASM3666991v2, whole genome shotgun sequence genome, TTTCCAAACTTGCACTCTTTTTTCCtctggaaaaatttacaagtctTTGTGATCGCTGTCGTGGTTGAtgcatccgccattttgaacgCACCGGAAGCTGAGGCTTGGAACCTAATGATTCTTGTCGTCTAACCTCACTTCCGgtatatattttgtttacagtcgAGCGGTCTTTATGAactgaatgaagaaaattattagcTTCGTTGCCGTAGTACCACACCTGCCGGGAAAGAATTTTTGTTCCTAGGAAACCAAGCTTTTTCATTTTCCGTGTTCAAGCGATTGTACTGTGACGCTAGTCGAATACAAGAACGGGAAAATTTGAACGTCCTCCTTATTTTATGGTGACGCATATGTTTCCATCTCCGTCAGAACTTCTGTTCAAGTCAGGTGAGAAAATCCAGCTGCCTCCTTGTAAATCACCCGTGGCCACAGAAAGCTGCAGCTTAAATTCGTGCATTTGAAGCCTAACAGGCTTTGGAAAAGTCCTATGAACGAGTACATTCGAAGTGCACTGAAGACAGGTATTTTTTGTGGCTCGATTGACGTAAATTTATCGCTATATTGAAGAAGCGACGAGGTTCAAGTGCCGTTTTGAATCATCATTTTCTATTAAATTAAAATTCCTTGCCTGCGAACgttgtgttttgtgtttatgATATGAGCGGACATGCAAGGATTTTCTTTCAGCAACATTGTTTGTCTCTCGTGACTCAATATTTGTTGTAAACCCTCGTCGAGAAATATCTGATTACGAAACTAAAGGTTACTTacttacaaaatttttaagggTGTGAGAAATGCTCTTTTAATTCTTCTTCTAATGTGATTTTCGccgttttctttatttacaggctcaattacaaaaattatcaaGCATATAGACCATGCAACGAACTTGGGGAAGTGTTTATTCTGCACTCCTCTCTATATGACGGTCATATTGTAATTGTTTCGAGAGACAAACACGGCGACAGGAAATTTGAGAGGCTCAATTATATTTATATGAGTGATGTCACCGAGTTCAATGTAACACTTCACGGTCTGGACTGCATATTGGTATAAGGGTAAcctttttacattttaaaagttattttcaggAGAAAGAAGCTATTAATTGACTGGAGAAGTCAAGTCGAGTATGCCGAAGCCACAAACAGTGATGTGCTACATTTGTGGGAAGGAATTCAGTTCACACTCCATTAATGTCCACGAACGACAGTGTGCTAAAAGATGGGAAATGactaaacagaaagaaaaagaggaagccAAGCAACAGCAGATGAGAAAATCTTCACACGAGTCTCGTAGGCGACGAGTCTTACCTAACGTGCCGACTATGGACAGACAACAAAGTTTGAGTTTAGACGACATAAGAGGTTCCTCAACAAGGAGAGCATCGCAAACCCGACTCAGTACTGTTACAATTAGGAAACAGGGGCAAAAATTACTTCAAGAGCGGTCAAAATCATTAGCCACTACAACACCACTGTTAAAGCCCGAATCTTCTCCGAGAGATTCTTCAGATTCCTCTTCTGAGCAGGATCCTCTTGGGAAATTAGACGTTCAGTCACACTCTTCCACAGAACAGAATTCATCAGACGACGACGACATTGACAAGAGTAGTAAGGCGATAGGCACTGTGTCTGAACTCAATGGGCAAAAGAAAGACTTTTCACATTCAAGACCAGGGACAGTTACTCTTAATGGAAAGCATCTGACATCTAATTTACCCAGGAGGGAAGGCTCACCAGAATCATTATCATCAGACTCACAGGATACTGACAGTGTGAAGGGCACACCTTTGTCAAAAGCAAGATTCTTTTCCTCAAGTAACCCCAATTTAATGGTTTGTTACATCTGTGGACGTGAATATGGATCTAAGTCCTTGAAAATTCACGAGCCTCAGTGTCTGAAGAAATGGCGTTTAGCCAATCCGAAGCGTTCTCGCAGCCCTTGTGGTCGTCAAAATGGGCTCACTAAGGCAAATTCAGTTTCTTCTCTTACAAGTCATGACATTACTATCCTTGATGATCAACAAGTTACTTCCTTAATGTCAATACCACAGCAGAAACTGGAGAAACAACGTTCTGCTTCTTGTGAGAATCTCATTGCCACTACCAGTAGGAGACCATCCAGAGGCAACATTCAAGTATCAAAGATGGTTCTTTGCTACATTTGTGGTAAACAATTTACTTCCCACTCCTTACCAATCCATGAAAAACAATGTTTGAAGAAATGGGAGGCACAGAAGAAGGTAGAAGCCACTGAAAAGTTGAAGAAAGAGTTACAGTCTAAGAAAAGGAACTCTATTCACTTGCCTGTTACAATAAAAATTGATCATGCtgaagaaaataacaataaaaagacTCCATTGCCCAAAAGGAGTGGAAGTTATGGGGATCTCTTATCCCCAGAGCATGCTACACTAGATTCTGATTCTGACACAGGTGATCAGGCACAAGATCAGGAAAGCTTTAAACCAAGTAAACCAGCTCTGGTTGTATGTTATCTTTGTGGCCGTGAATATGGTTCAGCTTCAATTTCTATCCATGAGAAACAATGTTTAAAAAAGTGGCAGACAAGCGAAGCAAGAAAAACACACGAGAAGTCAAAGTCagctaaagagaaaaaaacaacaggcacaaagcaaaaaccaaaat is a window encoding:
- the LOC131798805 gene encoding zinc finger protein 474 gives rise to the protein MPKPQTVMCYICGKEFSSHSINVHERQCAKRWEMTKQKEKEEAKQQQMRKSSHESRRRRVLPNVPTMDRQQSLSLDDIRGSSTRRASQTRLSTVTIRKQGQKLLQERSKSLATTTPLLKPESSPRDSSDSSSEQDPLGKLDVQSHSSTEQNSSDDDDIDKSSKAIGTVSELNGQKKDFSHSRPGTVTLNGKHLTSNLPRREGSPESLSSDSQDTDSVKGTPLSKARFFSSSNPNLMVCYICGREYGSKSLKIHEPQCLKKWRLANPKRSRSPCGRQNGLTKANSVSSLTSHDITILDDQQVTSLMSIPQQKLEKQRSASCENLIATTSRRPSRGNIQVSKMVLCYICGKQFTSHSLPIHEKQCLKKWEAQKKVEATEKLKKELQSKKRNSIHLPVTIKIDHAEENNNKKTPLPKRSGSYGDLLSPEHATLDSDSDTGDQAQDQESFKPSKPALVVCYLCGREYGSASISIHEKQCLKKWQTSEARKTHEKSKSAKEKKTTGTKQKPKSFVF